The DNA region AGACAAAAATTGGGCATTAGACCTTCTTATTTTTACACCCCCTCAGTCTTTTCTGCTTCTCATAATATCTCATTGACTTCTCTTCAGGCCTCTTAACCTCCTGCTGGCTTCTTCCTGTGCCTCCTCTCTTAAGACCACCCCcactcccctgccctctcctctaGGTCTCAGGACCTTAACATGacctttttcttgaattttcacTCTCCATTGCTATCCATTCCATACCCTTTAGACTTTGAGTTTTATTCACAAAGCAGACAATTAAGGGATTTTACTGAGAGAggaacttttttctattttaaaggaaaatttcacAAGTCCCTTAGAAGGCAGCATTGACTTAAGTCAGTTGTGATTTTTatataacaattattttatttcttttccctttataatcttaaaatgtttttgcttagtgaaaaaaaaatgcatcattaGTCATTTCCATTGCTTTACCCAATTCATCAAAAACCAATTTTTGATATGACTCTTTTATAATAGctatttccaaaacattttggggtttatatttttgataCTACAGGAACTGTTATTCAAGAAATTTGATGGTTTAGATACTTTGATATTTAGGTACTCTTGATTCATGGAGCATTGTCAATTGCCAATTTTCACAGACAATATAAAACAATGGTACAGTTCCCCATCTGTCACAACAAAGGCGTGGTGGAAAATGTGGGTGATAAAAGATCTTTAGCCATTTTAAAACTCACTTTCCCCCCTGCTTAAAAATTTGCCTCACAGGCttgtgagaaaaaagaaatgattttttatgGAATAACACAGACACTAGATAAATGTGAGTTTCTagacttttttcctcctcctctcctcaaGTGAAAATAACTACTCCTTGTATCCTATAACATACTTACCTCTTTGGTTGAAGATTCCACATTCTCATAGTACTCTGCAGCTCTCATATGAAGATTACTGTTATATGCCAAGTATCAGAATACTAGATAACAGTATTTACTAAATATAGTTAGCTTATAAGGGAAATCTAATTAGGCAACCCCTAATTTGCAAcagttgctattatttttgttactCAAGTTTATTTCATTAGCAACGTTTGTCCCTGTCCCAACCAAGTCTTAGTCAAGTAAAAATGACTCTGAATTGCCTTACTCAAGAAGCTGTGCCCATCAGGAAAGGTCAGACTTCCAGTTAACATCTGAATAGAAGATTTTTTTAGCCTAAATTGATTACTTAACAATTGTTCCAAAGTCccaatctttttttctctttcacatttatttcatcTGTAATACTTCTGTTTTTAGTGCTCAGATTAATCTGATCTTAATTCTACATACAACATAAAGTGTACAccttagaaaaacattttgtctgtattattatagaaataatatgTTTGCCATTgttaaaatattgtcatttggACTATTACTATGCAAAAATCACTACTTTAATctctacatttaatattttattttgctttgtttttctccataGGTAATTATGAAGTTGATCATTTCTACTGATGACCTGATCAATACTTCTATTTTAGTAAGAAATAGCACTCACTTTTCAGCTTCTGCCTCAGACATGATTATTGCCCTTTCTTTGTTCATGTCATCTATAGTCGGTACCATCACCAACGGCCTCTATCTATGGGTGCTAAAATTCAAGATGAAAAAGACAGTCAATACCCTCTGGttttttcatctcattttctcatattttatttcgATATTGACTCTGCCATTTTTGGGCATCTACTATCTTCAGGACCATTACTGGATCTTTGGAACAGCATTGTGTAAGGTCTTCAATAGCACTTTGTCTCTGGGGATGTTCgcctctgttttcttcctctctgtcaTCAGTCTGGATCGTTATCTTCTCACTCTTCACCCAGTGTGGTCCCAGAAGCACCGAAACCCACGCTTTGCTTCCAACATTATCCTGGGAGTCTGGATATCTGCTACTGCCCTCAGCTCACCTTATTTGGTTTTCAGGGAGACACATCATGACCAGAATGGAAAGGTGACCTGCAGAAATAACTATGCTGTGTCGGCTAACTGGGAAAGTGAAGAGATGCAAACTTTAAGGCGACGGATTCATACAACCTGTTTCATCAGCCGCTTCTTGCTGGGCTTCCTTTTACCTTTCTTCATTATCATCTTTTGTTACAAAAGAGTAGCCAGTAAGATGAAAGAGAGGAGCCTGTATAAATCCAGAAAGCCCTTCAAAGTCATGATGACTGCTATTATCTCTTTCTTTGTGTGTTGGATGCCCTACCATATACACCAGGGCTTAACTCTCACTACGACGAACCAGTCACTCCTTTTAGACTTGAGTCTGATAGTTACAGTGGTAACCAGTTCTTTCAACAGTGTCTTTTCTCCCACACTCTACCTATTTATTGGGGAGAATTTCAAAAAGGTTTTCAAGAAGTCCATTTTTGCTCTGTTTGAGTCAGCATTCAGTGATGATTCTTCTGCAGGAAAGACGCAAAACCTAAATTCGCAAGTGGAAATTTAAATTCTAGATACTTAAACATGGACTTGATTTATACCACTAGAGCTATACCCTCTGCCTTTATATCCTAcactccttatattagagaaacaTTAGGTGACATTAGGTTGTACGATAGTTAGATCTATGAATATTAAAAGATCTCCAAGGAAACAGGAAATAGGTCATGTTGCAAATGTGAGTTGAAactttttaattgtggtaaaatatatgtaacataagATTTGCCATTTTCACCATCTCATTTGTATTAGTTATATTCACAATAATGTACAACCATCATCACTATTTCCAAAATTTTTCATCCCTCCAGcaaaactctgtacccattaattaAGAGCTCTCCATTTCCTCAGCCCCAGTCCCTAATACCTGCCAGTCTGCTATTTCTATGAATTTACCTAttctaaatattctttataagtaaaatcatatatttagtcttttgtgtctgacttatttcacttagcataatgtttttttttttagttttttagttgtggatggatacgacacctttattttatttatttacttttatgtagtgctgaggattgactcagtgcctcacgtgtatgacgcaagtgctctaccactgagctacaacccagccttAGCATAACGTTTTAAAGGTTCATTCATGTTACAACATGTATCCGAACTTTATGCCTTTCTATGTCTACttgtattccattgtatgatataccacactttctaaatccattcatctgttggtgaaCACTTGGGTTATTTCCACCTTTTGACTACTGTGAGTAATGTTGCTCTAAACAGCTATGTGCAGGTATCTGTTGGAGTCCTTGTTTTCAGTTATTGTAGAGAAGTACGTAAGAGTGGCATTACTGGGTCAAATGttaattctgttttaattttttgagaaaccctCAAACTTTTCAATGTGTACCTGttacattcccactagcaatgtacaaAAGTTTTAGTTTCTCCATATCTTCacaaacacttgttattttcctttttaaaattacaggtATCCCAGTAGATGAAACTGGTGTCCATGTGATTCTTAATCTTTGACTGTCAAAAATAGGAATATTAATACCTAAAGGCCAATAATATCctggattttaattttctgtcaTAGAACCCTATAGcaacagacagcataggtttttatactttaatgttttaattataaagacattttaagtgtCTCTTTTTAATACTCAGAGATTAGCTGTCTCCAAATTATGAGACTAAGACAATTATAATGTTTAAGAATCTGTCATAGGCTGaggttgtaattcagtggtaggtgagcactctaccgctgagccacaatcccagccctcttccctAGTTTTTAAGTTTTGCCTCAAGCTTTTTGCAAAATATTAAAGCACATAAGTTATATAGAACCACATATTATTGTGGatctattacttttttatttagtttagttGGTGTGTTAGCTTTCTTTGCCTATgagaaaaatacctgagataaacttATAATGAGtaagattcattttggctcatagtttcagaagtttcagtcaaATGTAGACCAATgttagaatagaagacacagagacaaacctatataaatacagttatctcattctagacaaaggcGCTAAAAACattcattgaagaaaagatagcttcttcaacaaatggtcctgggaaaattg from Ictidomys tridecemlineatus isolate mIctTri1 chromosome 5, mIctTri1.hap1, whole genome shotgun sequence includes:
- the Gpr33 gene encoding putative G-protein coupled receptor 33, coding for MKLIISTDDLINTSILVRNSTHFSASASDMIIALSLFMSSIVGTITNGLYLWVLKFKMKKTVNTLWFFHLIFSYFISILTLPFLGIYYLQDHYWIFGTALCKVFNSTLSLGMFASVFFLSVISLDRYLLTLHPVWSQKHRNPRFASNIILGVWISATALSSPYLVFRETHHDQNGKVTCRNNYAVSANWESEEMQTLRRRIHTTCFISRFLLGFLLPFFIIIFCYKRVASKMKERSLYKSRKPFKVMMTAIISFFVCWMPYHIHQGLTLTTTNQSLLLDLSLIVTVVTSSFNSVFSPTLYLFIGENFKKVFKKSIFALFESAFSDDSSAGKTQNLNSQVEI